A single region of the Lycium barbarum isolate Lr01 chromosome 2, ASM1917538v2, whole genome shotgun sequence genome encodes:
- the LOC132628405 gene encoding receptor-like protein EIX2, giving the protein MKVLAITLWVLLFFILTNTKFVICVGICRETEQRALECLKKEVHDPLGLLSSWVVGKDCCEWEGVVCNNLTRHVIELHIISDWGGWVVSRKLFRSTYPRINSLECLPSLLSLQHLEMRYVDLSNATNWLQVINMLPSLVDLSLSNCKLNHIQPLLHHNFSSLETLDLFGNNFNSSVPNWVFNLASLASLNLSHSSFTGPFPDDPVNLTSLTSFRASDNSFDCLLPRWLFDLSNLEYINLRGSGLEGAIPSKRENMTKLKSLILSNNMLSGKLPNVIGKLKKLEYLDLSDNLFDGEVSELFNGRSNFFKAEMGNSSSLSHLCLDNNNLTGTLPKSLGQLSVLEDFSINHNRLEGVVTESHFSELTQLRVFVASGNNLTLKVSENWIPPFQATYMEIGGWNIGPLFPMWLRTQKMITRVDISDGGIQGEVPTWFWNLSSQIKLLNLSHNQFVGEVPIISTPSSSVGNGDGDWLIYLGSNKFSGPLPLISTNVTELDLSNNSFSKGLSNFLCEAKNGPYKLEILNLGRNYLSEEIPNCWMNWPSLRVLILRDNNLIGGIPRSMKVLSDLRSLDFRRNRLNGPFPSSLNCTELYKIDLAENEFVGKLPSWLGLRFPTLIVLILRSNKFDGELPQELCHLKDLQILDLANNTFIGIIPRCISNFSAMVKGKTELEDYKLHYSTSFEDLMESVILITKGNMYYSKDFGDPIESAMVMTKGNMYQYDTILMLFTSMDMSSNYLSGHIPISLTRLKGLRSFNFSKNNLTGGIPNGIGDMKTLESVDLSENQLYGQIPQSFSSLFTLSYLNLSDNNLSGMIPLSTQLQSFDPTSFQGNNLCGLPLLVNCSPGGKTPNLEYEEDENDKDEVDWFYISMAIGFALSFWGVCGSLLFKRSWRHAYFRFLDRSWETLLAKAPIC; this is encoded by the coding sequence ATGAAAGTGTTAGCAATAACACTATGGGTTCTCTTGTTTTTTATTTTGACAAACACCAAGTTTGTTATTTGTGTAGGCATTTGCAGAGAAACTGAGCAACGAGCGTTGGAGTGCTTGAAGAAAGAAGTACATGATCCCTTGGGTCTTCTCTCTTCTTGGGTTGTTGGAAAAGATTGTTGCGAATGGGAAGGGGTCGTGTGTAACAATCTGACTCGTCACGTGATTGAGCTACACATAATTAGTGATTGGGGAGGTTGGGTAGTTTCGAGAAAGTTGTTTCGTTCGACATATCCAAGGATCAATAGCCTTGAGTGTCTGCCAAGTCTTTTGAGTCTTCAGCACTTGGAGATGCGTTATGTGGATCTCAGCAATGCAACTAATTGGCTACAGGTCATTAACATGCTTCCTTCTCTTGTTGATCTTAGTTTATCCAATTGTAAACTTAATCATATACAACCTCTACTTCATCACAATTTTTCTTCACTTGAAACCCTCGATCTTTTTGGGAACAACTTTAATTCTTCTGTTCCCAATTGGGTTTTCAACCTCGCCAGTCTCGCTTCTCTTAATTTGAGTCATAGTAGTTTTACTGGCCCGTTTCCTGACGATCCAGTTAACTTGACTTCTCTCACATCCTTCAGGGCTTCTGATAACTCTTTCGATTGTCTTTTACCCAGATGGTTATTTGATCTAAGTAATCTTGAATATATTAATCTCAGAGGGAGTGGACTTGAAGGTGCAATACCGAGTAAAAGGGAAAACATGACAAAACTTAAATCTCTCATTCTTTCGAATAATATGCTTTCTGGAAAGTTACCAAATGTAATTGGAAAGTTAAAGAAATTAGAATATCTTGATCTCTCAGATAATCTATTTGATGGGGAAGTATCTGAATTATTCAACGGTAGGAGTAATTTCTTTAAAGCAGAAATGGGAAATAGTTCTTCTCTGAGTCATTTGTGTCTAGACAACAATAATCTCACTGGAACTCTTCCAAAAAGTCTTGGTCAACTTTCAGTGCTAGAAGACTTTTCCATCAATCACAATAGGTTGGAAGGTGTTGTAACAGAAAGTCATTTCTCTGAATTAACCCAATTGCGGGTATTTGTTGCATCTGGAAATAATCTAACTTTAAAAGTGAGTGAAAATTGGATTCCACCTTTTCAAGCCACGTACATGGAAATAGGCGGCTGGAATATAGGCCCTCTGTTTCCCATGTGGCTTCGAACTCAGAAGATGATAACGCGAGTTGACATATCAGATGGTGGAATACAAGGTGAGGTTCCAACTTGGTTTTGGAACTTGTCTTCTCAAATCAAACTTCTCAATCTTTCTCACAACCAATTTGTTGGTGAGGTTCCAATCATCTCAACACCTTCTTCGTCAGTTGGAAATGGAGATGGTGATTGGTTAATATACTTGGGTTCCAACAAATTTAGTGGGCCACTACCGTTAATTTCAACCAATGTAACTGAGCTAGATCTCTCGAACAATTCTTTTTCAAAAGGTTTATCTAACTTTTTGTGTGAAGCAAAAAATGGACCTTATAAATTGGAAATCTTAAACCTCGGGCGAAACTATTTATCAGAAGAAATTCCTAATTGTTGGATGAATTGGCCAAGTTTGAGAGTTTTAATCTTGAGGGACAATAACTTGATTGGAGGCATACCAAGATCCATGAAGGTTTTGAGTGATCTGCGATCCTTGGACTTCCGAAGAAATAGACTTAATGGTCCATTTCCTTCATCCTTGAACTGCACAGAACTGTATAAAATAGATTTAGCTGAGAATGAGTTTGTTGGAAAATTACCTTCTTGGTTGGGATTGAGGTTTCCAACCTTGATAGTCCTTATCCTTCGGTCCAATAAATTCGATGGTGAATTGCCTCAAGAACTTTGTCACCTCAAAGATCTTCAGATCTTAGACCTTGCAAACAATACATTCATTGGAATCATACCAAGGTGTATTAGCAATTTCAGTGCAATGGTCAAAGGAAAAACGGAACTGGAAGATTATAAGTTACATTATTCCACTTCTTTTGAAGATCTGATGGAGAGCGTAATACTGATTACTAAAGGCAACATGTATTATTCCAAAGATTTTGGAGATCCGATAGAGAGCGCAATGGTGATGACTAAAGGCAACATGTATCAGTATGACACCATTTTGATGTTGTTTACAAGTATGGATATGTCTAGCAATTATCTTTCTGGACATATTCCTATAAGTCTAACACGTCTTAAAGGATTAAGATCatttaatttttccaaaaataacCTAACTGGTGGGATTCCAAATGGTATTGGCGACATGAAAACATTGGAATCTGTTGATCTTTCAGAAAATCAACTTTATGGTCAAATCCCACAAAGCTTTTCGAGTTTGTTCACTTTGAGCTACTTGAATCTATCTGATAACAATTTATCAGGTATGATACCATTGAGCACTCAACTTcaaagctttgatcccactagtTTTCAAGGAAACAATCTTTGCGGGCTTCCACTCTTGGTGAACTGCAGTCCAGGTGGTAAAACTCCAAATCTTGAGTATGAAGAAGATGAGAATGACAAAGATGAAGTGGATTGGTTCTATATTTCAATGGCAATAGGATTTGCACTAAGCTTTTGGGGTGTATGTGGTTCATTGCTTTTTAAGAGATCATGGAGACATGCTTATTTTCGTTTCTTAGACCGTAGCTGGGAAACGTTGCTTGCAAAGGCTCCGATATGTTGA